The following proteins are co-located in the Rattus norvegicus strain BN/NHsdMcwi chromosome 19, GRCr8, whole genome shotgun sequence genome:
- the LOC134483113 gene encoding septin-7-like: protein MVVGESGLEKSTLINSLFLTDLYSLEYPGPSHRIKKTVQVEQSKVLVKEGGVQSLLTIVDTPGLGGAVDNSNCWQPVIDYIDSKFEDYLNAESRVNRRQMPDNRVQCCLYFIAPSGHGLKSLDIEFMKRLHEKVNIIPLIAKADTLTPEECQQFKKQIMKEIQEHKIKIYEFPETDDEEENKLVKKIKDRLPLAVVGSNTIIEVNGKRVRGRQYPWGVAEVENGEHCDFTILRNMLIRTHMQDLKDVTNNVHYENYRSRKLAAVTYNGVDNNKNKGQLTKSPLAQMEEERREHVARMKKMEMEMEQVFEMKVKEKVQKLKDSEAELQRRHEQMKKNLEAQHKELEEKRRQFEEEKANWEAQQRILEQQNSSRTLEKNKKKGKIF, encoded by the coding sequence ATGGTAGTAGGTGAATCTGGACTGGAAAAGTCGACATTAATCAACTCATTATTCCTCACAGATTTGTATTCTCTAGAGTATCCAGGACCTTCTCATAGAATCAAAAAGACTGTACAGGTGGAGCAATCCAAAGTTTTAGTCAAAGAAGGTGGTGTTCAGTCGCTGCTGACGATAGTTGATACTCCGGGACTTGGAGGTGCAGTGGATAATAGTAATTGCTGGCAGCCTGTTATCGACTACATTGATAGTAAATTTGAAGATTACTTAAATGCAGAATCTCGAGTGAACAGACGACAGATGCCTGATAACAGGGTGCAGTGTTGTTTATACTTCATTGCTCCTTCAGGACATGGACTTAAATCATTGGATATTGAGTTTATGAAACGTTTGCATGAAAAAGTGAATATCATCCCTTTAATTGCCAAAGCAGACACACTTACACCAGAGGAATGCCAACAGTTTAAAAAGCAGATaatgaaagaaatccaagaacataaaattaaaatatatgaatttcCAGAAACGGATGATGAAGAAGAGAATAAGCTGGTTAAGAAGATAAAGGACCGTTTACCTCTTGCTGTGGTGGGTAGTAATACTATCATTGAAGTTAatggcaaaagagtcagaggaaGGCAGTATCCTTGGGGCGTGGCTGAAGTTGAAAATGGTGAGCATTGTGATTTTACAATTCTAAGAAATATGTTGATACGAACACACATGCAGGACTTGAAAGATGTTACCAATAACGTACACTATGAGAACTACAGAAGCAGAAAACTAGCAGCAGTGACCTACAATGGAGTagataacaacaagaacaaagggCAACTTACCAAGAGCCCTCTGGCgcagatggaggaggagagaagggagcacGTGGCCAGGatgaagaagatggagatggagatggagcagGTGTTTGAGATGAAGGTCAAGGAAAAAGTTCAAAAGCTGAAGGACTCTGAAGCCGAGCTCCAGCGGCGCCAtgagcaaatgaaaaaaaatttagaaGCACAGCacaaagaattagaggaaaaacGTCGTCagtttgaagaagaaaaagcaaactgGGAAGCTCAACAACGTATTTTAGAGCAACAGAATTCTTCAAGAACCTtggaaaagaacaagaagaaaggcaaGATCTTTTAA